Genomic DNA from Desulfonema ishimotonii:
GGGCGTCTCGGAGGCGCTTTCCGTGTAAATTCCCGACAGATCCTGTTCCCGGTTCGTCTGTTCGCTTTTACGGAGATATTCCCCGGCTCTGAGCCGGAGCCGTTCATATTCGAGTTTCCGGCTGTCCAGATTTTCCCGGCATTGGGCGATCTCCTGCTCCAGCGTCCGGATATGACGTTCCAGATCCTCCCGGTGGCGGGAGAGCGGCCTGCGTTTTTTGATCAGGAACCGGGCAATGTCGTCTTTATCCCTTTCAATGGCAGCGTCCAGATCATTTTCCAGGGTTTCAATCTCCGCAGTATATTTTTCATGGGACTGCCGGGCCTGATTCCGGGAGGCGACAAGGCGGTTCAGCTCGGCCTCGTTATGCGCCAGCGCCGCTTCCATATCCCGGAGGTACTGGTTCAGCAGCAGGGGTTTGTCCTCCAACTGGTCCATAACGCCGTGGATGTCCGCTTTCCAAAGCCGGATCATGCGGGTCAGAATACTCATGGTCATTTCTCCTTTTTTGTTTTTTGTGTAACTACCTGTTTCAGGACGGTAAGACGGGGTTACGTCCCCGTCGGATATGACTGCCGATTTGTAGCGTTAAGAAAATTAAGGTGGGAGGACACCGTTTCGGCGGGGACGTAACCCCGCCCTACCATCAATCACTTCCGCTTGCCCTGATACCCCTCGAACTGGAGCGATTTGGCATTTCGTTTCTGCTTGAGGGCGACTTCATCGGCTGCGCCCGCAAAGGTGTCTTTCACCTGCTCCCGCAATTCCGCCACATCCCGGCTCAGGTTTTCCGCAACCTTCTCGGATCGGACCACATCGTTGACGGCCTGCTGTCTGACCCGGTACGCCTGGATGCTTTCCAGGGCCTCTTCCTCTCTGCCGCCCCGGATGGCCGAGGCCACTTTTTCCTTGAGGGTGTTGTAATCGTTTTTCAGCACCTGGGTCTCCCAGGTTTCTTTTTTTACGGAGGCAAACGCAGCCTGCCGGTCTTTGACACAGGCGATGCGGAAAGGATCGGACAACGTGACTGAGTGCGGCTCGTTGCCCCGGAGATACCGGGCGCTGATGTCGCTGATTGAAAACGCTTTTTCCGCATGGGTGGGCAGGCGGAAGGTCAGAAACAGTTTGCGGGTCTGTCCGGCGCGCAGGTCGCCCGGATAGAATACCGCAGCGTTGTCCCTGATCTGAACCGGATAGCCGGCTGCGTGAATCAGCGACACATCCCGGGGCAGGGGAACGCGGATTTCCAGGGCCGTGGCCACGGCGGTCCGGGTGTTGCGGAATTCCTGTTCAAAAACCCGCGCAAAAGCACCGGGGTTTTCCAGGTAATAGTAATTGCCGGTTCCCCGGTCGGCGATGGCGGTCATCAGCTGCTCGTTAAAATCATCCCCCACGCCCACCGTGCTGACGGCAAATTCCTTTTTCAGGGCCACGGCCGCCATCTGGCCCAAAGCCTGAGGATCAGTGATGCCTTCATTGGCCAGCCCGTCGGAAATCAGGATCACCCGGCCCAGGTTTCCTGTTTTCCGGGCGTCTGATAGGATCTGAAGCCCCTGTTGCAGACCTGCGCCCAGATTGGTTCCGCCCCCGGCGGAGATGCGGCTGACCGCCTGTGTCAGCCGCTCGCGGCCTGCATCGGTCACGGGGCAGAGATCAGCGTGCTTGCACACAGCGTCGGAGTAGCTGACCAGGGCAAATCGGTCCCGGGGCGATAACTGGTCCAGCAGCTTCAGCACAGCCTGCCGGGCATCTCTGATCTTTTCGCCGTCCATGGAGCCGCTGCGGTCCAGAACGATGACCATATCCACATGCCGGGCAGGGGCGTTGGCTGTTGCGGGTTCCTCATCCGCACCGATGGTGAGGGCCAGCGAAGCGGTTCCGTCTCCGCCGGTGAATATTTTATCCTGGGTGAGATTTCCCGACAGGGTGACAGTGCCGTTTTTAGCTGAAACGGGCAGGGGTGAGGGGTCGGGCCGGGGGGAGGGCCGGGTGTGCCCGGAATAGGCCAGTGCCCCGCAGGTAACGGCAATCAGGCCGCTTATCAGGATCAGGGGTTTCATATACTGTTTTTTCATGTCCGACTCCTTTCAATAACGGGTTGCTGTTGTATTTCTGATGTTATTCTAACGAAGCCGGGTTGAAACGCAATTCAAAGAAGTGTAAAAGGACGGACGGAAATTTTTGCAAAAGTTTTACGGTGTGTGTGAACCGAAAGGGGGCGTTTATGAAAGAATGCCGGGAGTGTGGTCATCTGGTGAGTGAACAGGCTTTTGCCTGCCCCGATTGCGGTGCGCCGTATCCGGCCAGAGAGAAATGGGACGGATGGGGATTTGAATACAAGAGCAAAGCAGGCGTGTTCGGATTGCCGCTGGTTCATATTTCGTTTAAATACCGCCCCGACAGAATGCCGGTCCCTGCAAAGGGCATCATTTCCATCGGACAATTCGGTGCGGGGATTATCAACATCTCCCAGTTCGGCATCGGCATCATCAGCATCAGCCAGTTTACCATCGCATTCTATGCGCTGGCCCAGTTTGCCGTTGCCTATTCAGCTATCGCCCAGTTCGGGCTGGTCATCAGCCGGGGATACGGGCAGCTTGTGATCAGCATCGGTGAAATTCTCAGTGGCTTCTGATCCGGTGTTATACGCTTACTATGATGAGGAAATATGTTTTCAAAATTTACAGTGGGAAGAAGGATTTTTTTCGGATTTTTTACAGTTCTTATGCTCTTAACCGCATCTGTTATGATCGCCTATACATCATTGAACAAAGCTGCGGACGGGTTTGTAAATTACCGTGAAATGGCACGCCATACGAATCTGGCAGGTCGTCTCCAGGCCAATATGCTGATGGTGCGGCTGGCTGTCAGAAGTTATATTATTTCTCAGAAAAGTGAATTCCTTAAAGAGTATGAAGAACACTACGGGAAAATGGAAAATTTTCTCAGTCTTTCAAAGAAAGAAATTCAACAACCGGAAAGAGCGGCCAAAATTAATGAAATTGATTCTGTCCGTCAAGAATATCATGCTGCATTCCGAAAAGTGACGGAAAATATTCAAAAGCAAAATGAATATGTTAACGAAGTTCTTGATGCCAGGGGACCGTTTATGGTGAAAACGCTGACGGATATAATGATCTCGGCTCAGAGAGATAACGATGTGACAGCATCCTTTTATGCGGGTCTTACGTTGAAACATTTGCTTCTGGGGCGTCTGTATGCGGCCAGGTTTCTTGATACAAATGAACAGAAAGCTGCTGACAGCGTTTATCAGGAATTTGAGAAAATGAATTCGCAGATTGACATTTTGGAAAAAGAACCTGAAAACCCGGAACGTCGGGAAATGCTGAAAAGGGTTATTTCAGCCAGAGAGGATTATGTTGAAACCTTCAGGAGCCTGGCCGAAGTAATTTCTGAGAGAAATAAAATTATTGAAAATACCCTTGGCCGGATCGGACCGGAAATTGCTCAGGCTGTTGAAGATGTCAAACTCTCCGTCAAATCGGAGCAGGATGAAATCGGTCCCGAACTTCAGGCATCCAACAGAAGGAGTATTATTTTTATTTTAATTATCGGCTTATCAGCAACTCTGTCAGGAGCTGTTTTCTCATTTGTTATTGCCGGAAGTATAAACAGAAAACTGAATCTTATTATTCAGAATGTGAGTGAGAATGCAGGCCAGGTCGCCTCATTTTCAACCCAGGTCTCTTCAGTGAGTCAGGCGCTTGCGGAGAGGACATCCGAACAGGCTGCGGCAGCAGAGGAAACTTCAGCCTCGCTGGAAGAGGCATCTGCCATGACGTCTCAGAATGCGGATAATGTCCGTCAGGCTGACAGACTGATGAAAGAATCCGCCGGAATCATTGAGAACGCAAATGTGTCAATGCATAAACTGAATGCTTCAATGACTGAAATCAATACGGCAGGCAAGAATATATTCAGAATTATAAAAGCCATTGAGGATATCGCTTTCCAGACCAATCTTCTTGCGCTCAATGCTGCTGTTGAAGCATCGAGAGCAGGCCAGGCCGGGGCAGGGTTTGCCGTTGTTGCCAATGAAATAAGAAATCTTTCAATACAGGCAACGGATGCGGCAAAGAATTCGGCTGATCTGATTGAAAGCATTGTTGAAAAAGTGAATGATGGTTCTGTGCTTTCAGACAGCACAGACAGGGCTTTTTCCGAAGTTTTCCGAAGTGTTAATACGGTCAGTGATTTATTGGGTGAAATTTCCGCAGCTTCGGATGAGCAGGCTCAGGGGTTCACTCAGATAAATATTGCGATTTCCGAACTGGATAAGGTCATTCAGGAAAATGCCTCCGGGGCTGAGGAATCGGCGGGGGTTTCGGAAGAATTGAATTCGCAGGCAAAGCAGATGATGAAGACAGTAGATGCGTTGGTCATCATGGTTAAGGGAAGTAATAATTGAAATACGGGTTTAAATTTTATGCAGAATCATTTAATAAAAACGCTTTTGATCCTGATTGTTTCCGTCTGACGGAGTCGGGGCGCGTTTGCATGCCTCTGCGTGGTCCGGCGGACACGCGACTGTTTTTTTATAAATCAATGACAAAGCGAAAAATATGAAGTTCCGAAATACTGACACGCCCCGATCCATGTCGCTGTCGGCGAACGTCGCCGGATTTTTTCTGTTCTTTTTTATCACGATTATGGCCGTGACCCTGGTCTGGAATTACCGCAATGCCGCACGGCTGGTTGACAGAGAGATCAGCCGTTCATTCGACCATGCCCATGCCATTATCCGGCTTGTGATGAAAAACAGCCTCAGCACCATGGAAAGCGTACTCGTCAATGCGGCCGCCAGAGACGCGCTGATCCGGGCCGTCTCCGGGCAGGATGCCGGGGCGGCCCGGAGGGTATTACATGCGGTCATCGAGTCAAAAAGCGTCACATTTCCGGACCTTCTGTTCATCAGCCTGCCCGGAAAACCGGTCTGGCAGGCGGTCAGCTCTCCGTTTCATAAGGTCACGGAATTCCTTCCCGGAGTGGTGAAAAAACAGCACGAATATTTAAACGGATGGCATCTGGCAGTGTTTCCGACCGGGAGCGGCGAACTGACGGCCTTTATCCGGGCCTTTCCCATTGTCGATACCTTCTCCGGCCATGTGCTGGGCAGGCTGTTCGGTGGCGTTATTCTGAACCGGAACCTCCCCCTCCTGGAGAATATGCGGCGTCAGACCCGCTCTGCGCTGACCGCTTTCTGTATGGGCGAACATACGATCGGCGTTGTCGCCCCGCCGGGGAACCCGAAGATGATGCCCCCGGGACGGGTCATCGGGTGTTCGGGAATTTCCGATATCAAAGGCTTTTTGTACAGCAGCCGATCGTTTGTGCTGGAAGGCCGTGAGACGTCCCTGAAAATTCTGATCGGCATCGAGGATCGCACCTTCGGAGATCTCCGGGGACAGTATCTCTTCAACCTCTTTGTCCTGTTTCTGCTGATCGCCTTTCTGGTACTGCTTACGGTCTTCAGTCTCCGTCATATCACCCAGCCCTACCTGGAGGCCCTGGTCTATTATGCCGATGAAGTGGCCCGGGGAAAGACCAATGTCCGGTTCCGGGCCGGTCGCATCCGGGAGTTTAACCGGCTGGCCGGTGTCATTGAGTCGATGGTGGCCCGGATTCAGCAAAATCAGGATTATATTATTCAGCTTTTTGAATCGGCCAATTTCCCGCTGATATCGTGGACGCCTGACCTGAAGATCACCCGGTTTAACCGTGCTGCCGAACATCTGACCGGTGTTTCCGCCGTGACGGCCCTGAACAGCCGGGTGAATGATATACTGCTGAGCGACCATGACAACAGGCTGAGGAAGATGGCGGTGCGTTCCGTAAGGGGAGAACTGATTGCCGGCGAGGAGATCCGCATGATTTCCCGGAACAGAGCCGGGTTTCGTCATGTGGTCTGGAACATGGCGCCGGTGTTTGCGCCTGGCCATGGCCGCGTGTTGTCGGTCATCGCCCAAGGGCAGGACATCACCAGCCGGACCGAGGCTGAGGAGGCGCTCCGGGAGAGTGAGGCCCGTTTCCGGGCCACATTTGAGCAGGCGGCCATGGGAATTGCCATGATTGATCTGAAGGGGTGCTGGATCAGGGTCAACGACAAGATCTGCCACATTCTCGGGTATGCGCGGGAGGAACTGGTTCTCAGGAGAATAAGGGAGATCACCCATCCCGATGATCTGAGCAGCGACACCGCCTTTATCCGTCAGCTTCTGGCCGGGGAGTCCGATACCTATTCCCTTGAAAAACGGTATATCCGAAAGGACGGCCTGCCAGTCTGGGTGAACCTGACGGTTTCGCTGGTGCGCAGGCCGGACGGTAATGCGGCCTATTTTATCGCGCTGGTGGAGGATATCAGCCAGCGGAAGGAGAATGAGGCCTGGCTGAGAATGGCGGCCAATGTCTTTGAAAATGTTCAGGAGGGCATTTTCATTACCGACACGAAGGGAGATATTCTGGAGGTCAATCCGGCCTTTTGCCAGATCACGGGATATTCCCGTGAAGAGGTGATCGGAAAGAACACCCGGATTCTGAAGTCGGGAAGCCATACGCCCAATTTTTACCGGGAGATCTGGGAAGGGGTGATTCGGAACGGCCAGTGGATGGGGGAGATCTGGGACCGGCGCAAGGGCGGTGATATTTATCCCAAGTGGCTTTCCGCCTCGGCGATCCGGGATGAATCCGGCCAGATCACGCGGCTGGTGGGGATTTTTTCCGACCTCTCTTCAAAGAAACAGGCGGAAGATGCCCTGTACCGTCTGACCAATTACGACAGTCTGACCAATCTGGCCAACCGGAGTCTCTTCAGGGAGCGTCTGAAACGGGCCCTGCCTGCGGCCGATGAGAACGAGCGGATGGCCGGGGTGATCTATCTTGATCTGGACAATTTCAAGATCATCAACGACACCCTGGGATACATCGAAGGTGACCGGATTCTGAGGGAGGCGGCCGGCCGGCTGGAGCGGCTTGTCAAAAGCCGGGACACGGTGGCCCGCCTGGGAAGCGACGAGTTCGGGATCATACTCTCCGACATCCGGGAATCGAAAAATGCGGCCTCTGTGTCCCTCCGGCTGATGAACGCCCTGTCCGCCCCGTTTGCCCTGAAGGACCGGGAGGTGTTTCTCAGCTGCGCAGTGGGCATCAGCCTCTATCCGCCGGACAGCTCGGACGCGGACAGCCTGATCCAGAATGCCAATATCGCCCTGAATCACGCCAAATTAATGCCGGGCAAGAATGTGTATCAGTATTTTTCCCAGGAGATGAACCAGCGGGTTTCCGAGCGTCTGCGCCTTGAGCAGGATCTGCGCAGTGCCTTGGATCGTGGCGAATTCAGGCTGTTTTACCAGCCCAAGGTGGATCTGGTGTCCGGGGAGATGCACAGCATGGAAGCCCTGATCCGCTGGGCGCATCCTGAATCGGGTCTGGTTTCGCCGGTCAGATTCATTCCCATTGCCGAGGAGACGGGGCTGATTATCCCCATTGGGCAGTGGGTGCTGGAGGAGGCCTGCCGGCAGAACAGGGCGTGGCAGGATGCGGGATTCCCGCCGCTGCGGGTCGCCGTCAACCTCTCCGCAACCCAGTTCGCCCAGCCGGATATCGTGGACAGCATTGTTGCGGTGCTGGAAAAGACCGGGCTTGATCCCGAATTTCTGGAGCTGGAAATTACGGAGAGTATGCTGATGGAGGATGTGGAGGATGCGATCCGCATTCTCAGGGAGCTGAAGGGGCTGGGGCTCTCCCTGGCCATAGATGATTTCGGGACCGGCTATTCCTCGCTCAGCTATCTCAAGCGCTTTCCGGTGGACTGCATCAAGATCGACCAGTCTTTTATCGCCGAACTCCTTAAGAATTCAGAGGATGCGGCCATCACATCGGCCATTATCGCCCTGGCCGGCAGCCTGAATCTCAACGTGACGGCAGAGGGGGTGGAGACGCTGGAACATGTGGATTTTCTGCGGCGCAGGGGATGCCACGAGATTCAGGGGTACTATTTCAGCAGACCCCTGCCGCCGGAGGATTTCACCCGGCTGCTCCGGGAGGGGCGAAACCT
This window encodes:
- a CDS encoding PspA/IM30 family protein gives rise to the protein MSILTRMIRLWKADIHGVMDQLEDKPLLLNQYLRDMEAALAHNEAELNRLVASRNQARQSHEKYTAEIETLENDLDAAIERDKDDIARFLIKKRRPLSRHREDLERHIRTLEQEIAQCRENLDSRKLEYERLRLRAGEYLRKSEQTNREQDLSGIYTESASETPCEEEIELELLRRKEARKGGIKQ
- a CDS encoding vWA domain-containing protein, whose protein sequence is MKKQYMKPLILISGLIAVTCGALAYSGHTRPSPRPDPSPLPVSAKNGTVTLSGNLTQDKIFTGGDGTASLALTIGADEEPATANAPARHVDMVIVLDRSGSMDGEKIRDARQAVLKLLDQLSPRDRFALVSYSDAVCKHADLCPVTDAGRERLTQAVSRISAGGGTNLGAGLQQGLQILSDARKTGNLGRVILISDGLANEGITDPQALGQMAAVALKKEFAVSTVGVGDDFNEQLMTAIADRGTGNYYYLENPGAFARVFEQEFRNTRTAVATALEIRVPLPRDVSLIHAAGYPVQIRDNAAVFYPGDLRAGQTRKLFLTFRLPTHAEKAFSISDISARYLRGNEPHSVTLSDPFRIACVKDRQAAFASVKKETWETQVLKNDYNTLKEKVASAIRGGREEEALESIQAYRVRQQAVNDVVRSEKVAENLSRDVAELREQVKDTFAGAADEVALKQKRNAKSLQFEGYQGKRK
- a CDS encoding zinc ribbon domain-containing protein gives rise to the protein MKECRECGHLVSEQAFACPDCGAPYPAREKWDGWGFEYKSKAGVFGLPLVHISFKYRPDRMPVPAKGIISIGQFGAGIINISQFGIGIISISQFTIAFYALAQFAVAYSAIAQFGLVISRGYGQLVISIGEILSGF
- a CDS encoding methyl-accepting chemotaxis protein encodes the protein MFSKFTVGRRIFFGFFTVLMLLTASVMIAYTSLNKAADGFVNYREMARHTNLAGRLQANMLMVRLAVRSYIISQKSEFLKEYEEHYGKMENFLSLSKKEIQQPERAAKINEIDSVRQEYHAAFRKVTENIQKQNEYVNEVLDARGPFMVKTLTDIMISAQRDNDVTASFYAGLTLKHLLLGRLYAARFLDTNEQKAADSVYQEFEKMNSQIDILEKEPENPERREMLKRVISAREDYVETFRSLAEVISERNKIIENTLGRIGPEIAQAVEDVKLSVKSEQDEIGPELQASNRRSIIFILIIGLSATLSGAVFSFVIAGSINRKLNLIIQNVSENAGQVASFSTQVSSVSQALAERTSEQAAAAEETSASLEEASAMTSQNADNVRQADRLMKESAGIIENANVSMHKLNASMTEINTAGKNIFRIIKAIEDIAFQTNLLALNAAVEASRAGQAGAGFAVVANEIRNLSIQATDAAKNSADLIESIVEKVNDGSVLSDSTDRAFSEVFRSVNTVSDLLGEISAASDEQAQGFTQINIAISELDKVIQENASGAEESAGVSEELNSQAKQMMKTVDALVIMVKGSNN
- a CDS encoding EAL domain-containing protein, which produces MKFRNTDTPRSMSLSANVAGFFLFFFITIMAVTLVWNYRNAARLVDREISRSFDHAHAIIRLVMKNSLSTMESVLVNAAARDALIRAVSGQDAGAARRVLHAVIESKSVTFPDLLFISLPGKPVWQAVSSPFHKVTEFLPGVVKKQHEYLNGWHLAVFPTGSGELTAFIRAFPIVDTFSGHVLGRLFGGVILNRNLPLLENMRRQTRSALTAFCMGEHTIGVVAPPGNPKMMPPGRVIGCSGISDIKGFLYSSRSFVLEGRETSLKILIGIEDRTFGDLRGQYLFNLFVLFLLIAFLVLLTVFSLRHITQPYLEALVYYADEVARGKTNVRFRAGRIREFNRLAGVIESMVARIQQNQDYIIQLFESANFPLISWTPDLKITRFNRAAEHLTGVSAVTALNSRVNDILLSDHDNRLRKMAVRSVRGELIAGEEIRMISRNRAGFRHVVWNMAPVFAPGHGRVLSVIAQGQDITSRTEAEEALRESEARFRATFEQAAMGIAMIDLKGCWIRVNDKICHILGYAREELVLRRIREITHPDDLSSDTAFIRQLLAGESDTYSLEKRYIRKDGLPVWVNLTVSLVRRPDGNAAYFIALVEDISQRKENEAWLRMAANVFENVQEGIFITDTKGDILEVNPAFCQITGYSREEVIGKNTRILKSGSHTPNFYREIWEGVIRNGQWMGEIWDRRKGGDIYPKWLSASAIRDESGQITRLVGIFSDLSSKKQAEDALYRLTNYDSLTNLANRSLFRERLKRALPAADENERMAGVIYLDLDNFKIINDTLGYIEGDRILREAAGRLERLVKSRDTVARLGSDEFGIILSDIRESKNAASVSLRLMNALSAPFALKDREVFLSCAVGISLYPPDSSDADSLIQNANIALNHAKLMPGKNVYQYFSQEMNQRVSERLRLEQDLRSALDRGEFRLFYQPKVDLVSGEMHSMEALIRWAHPESGLVSPVRFIPIAEETGLIIPIGQWVLEEACRQNRAWQDAGFPPLRVAVNLSATQFAQPDIVDSIVAVLEKTGLDPEFLELEITESMLMEDVEDAIRILRELKGLGLSLAIDDFGTGYSSLSYLKRFPVDCIKIDQSFIAELLKNSEDAAITSAIIALAGSLNLNVTAEGVETLEHVDFLRRRGCHEIQGYYFSRPLPPEDFTRLLREGRNLYNFKSAS